CCGGGGCCGCATCGAGGAGAAACCCCTCAGAAACGTTCCGGGTTGCACGCCGGCGCGGCGACGCTGTACCGGCCCGCACGGCACCGGCACGAGGAAGGGGGAGAGCCGTGAACGCAGTTGAGAGCCCGTACGCGTCCCGAGGAGGAAGGCACCGGGGAGAGCGGCACGACCCGGTGGGAACCGCGCTCACCTTGCTGTGGGGGTTGGGCCACGTCGTGACGATCCTGCTGGTCGTGATCGCCGCCGACCACCAGCTGAGCACCGAGCACCCGGGTGCTGCACCGCCCGTGCGCGTTCTTCCTGACCACAGCCCGGCTGCCTGAGCGCGAGCCCGCACCACTGCTGCGGTCCGACCACGTGGACGGCGAGCGGCTCCGAGCGGCAGGCCCGCCCGAACTGCCCCGTCCACCTGCACACCGGCCCCACCGCGGGCCGGCAACGGGAGGGAACCGATGGAGAGCACACTCACCGCGCTGGCCGGGCAGATCGCCCAGCTGGCGTCCGTGGACGCCGCCCAGTGGGAGCGGATGCGCCACGAAGCACTGACTGCCCAGGCCCCCTGGAAGGCGGAGTACGGCGCCTACCAGTCCGGGGGCTGGTGGACCACCTCGCTGATGAACGCCTCCGGTGACGCCGCCGACGTCAGGATCGGCGACTGCGCCGCCCGCCCGACCGAGCTGCTGGAGCGGATGCCCGCCACCGCCGCGTACCTCGCCGACCTCGGGCTGAACTACATGTGGGTGCGGCTCGCCCGGCTGGAGGGCAACGCCTTCCTCTGGGAGCACCGCGACTACGACGAGCTCGACCAGGTCGAGCGGCACCGGCTGCACATCCCGCTGCACACCAACAGCTCCGCCTTCCTGGTGACCGGCGGCACCAAGGTGCACCTGGCCGGCGGCCGGA
This is a stretch of genomic DNA from Kitasatospora fiedleri. It encodes these proteins:
- a CDS encoding aspartyl/asparaginyl beta-hydroxylase domain-containing protein, which translates into the protein MESTLTALAGQIAQLASVDAAQWERMRHEALTAQAPWKAEYGAYQSGGWWTTSLMNASGDAADVRIGDCAARPTELLERMPATAAYLADLGLNYMWVRLARLEGNAFLWEHRDYDELDQVERHRLHIPLHTNSSAFLVTGGTKVHLAGGRIWRLTPTYPHGVCNLLGPDRIHLIADVYADEAYQQLARRPSLHPAVAAALPAASRTVLAERLETARTMARLGYTEAAERMLLRLFYTYALPEGAAYDLIAELHTSLGDLAAAARWTAAKSRLLALSA